CGGCGAGATTTACAACTACAGGGAGCTGCAGAAGTTCCTGCTGAACAAGGGGCACCGGCTGCGCACCGCCTCGGACACCGAAGTTATCGTCCATTTGTACGAGGAATTCGGCGAGGGCTGCGTGGCCAAGTTGCAGGGCATGTTCACCTTCGCCCTGTGGGACACGAAGAAGGGCGTGCTCCTGCTCGCGCGTGATCGCGTGGGCATCAAGCCGCTGTACTACTGCGTCACCGCTGACTCGCTGCTCTTTGGCTCGGAAGTGAAGGCGATCCTGGCCGAAGGGTCCGTGCAAATCGAGCTGAACCCTGCAGCGCTCGATACCTTCCTCACCTTCGGCTACGTTCCCGGCGAGGAAACGCTGTTCCGCGGCATCGAAAAGCTGCAGCCTGGGCACTACCTCACGGTCTCAAGGGGCGCGGTGAAGGTCACGCAGTACTGGGACCTGCAGATACCCAATGCGAAGCGCACGCAGTCGTTCGAAGAGAACGTGGAGGCGCTTCGCGAGCTGCTCGGCCAGTCGGTGCGCGATCACATGATCAGCGATGTGCCGGTTGGCATACTGCTCAGCGGCGGCGTCGACTCGACGGCCGTGCTGAGCTACGCGGTGGAAGCCTCCAGCCAGCCGCTGAGCACGTTCACCATTGGCTTTGGCGAGCACGATGGCGCCGACGAACGGTTGCCGGCTCGCCTGGTGGCCAGGCAATTTGGCACCCAGCACTACGAAACCACCATCACCTCGCGCGATTTCGCCGACTGGCTGCCGTCGTTCGTCTGGCACATGGAAGAGCCGGTGTGCGAGCCGCCCGCGGTGGCCCTTTACTTCGTCTCCAAGCTTGCGCGGAAGCACGTCACGGTATTGCTCTCGGGCGAAGGCGGCGACGAGGCATTCGCCGGCTACAGCACGTATCGCAACATCGTCTGGCTGGAAAGAATGAAGCGGCTGCTGGGCCCCTTCAGCAAACCGGCGTCGGGAGTGGGCAGGCTTCTGGGAGCGCTGGCAGGAAACAAGCAGCTGCAGCACTACGCGCCGCTGTTGGCCACGCCACTGGAGAAGTATTACTACAGCCGCTCTTCTGACCCGCTGGCGTTCTTCAACCGGAATCGTGCCTCGCTGTATTCGTCCGACTTCCTCGCCCAAGTCCACACCAACGGCCATGCCAAGCTCTCTGAGATGCTGATGACGGCCTTGGGATCAGCCGACGCGCTATCGAAGATGCTCTACGTCGACACCAAGACCTGGCTGCCCGACGACCTGCTGGTGAAGGCCGACAAGGTCACCATGGCAAACTCGGTCGAGTTGCGCGTGCCGCTGCTGGACCATCATGTTCTGGAGTTTGCCGCATCGCTGCCGTCGTCCCACAAGCTGCACGGCATGCGGACCAAGCACGTCCTGAAGCAGGCCATCGCGCCGCGAGTTCCCAAACCGATCCTGGAGCGGCGCAAGACAGGGTTCCCGGTCCCCTATGAGCGCTGGCTGCGCTCTGACCTGAAGCCGTTCGTTGCCGGCGTGCTCACCGACCCCCGAACCACAGCCAGAGGCTACTTCAAGCGCGACCTGGTCGAGCAGCTCCTGAGGGAAAACTCCCCTGAACGCAACTATTCAAAGGAGATATTCTCGCTACTGATCCTCGAGCTGTGGCACCGGGGGTTCGCCGATCGGGCGTCGGCACGGCCGGCCGGCGGGCTAACCCCTTCTGTGACCGCACATGCCTGACCGGGCCAGCACCTAACCCATTGTAACTAGGTGGTTTATTACGGGAGTTTCGGGCAGCCGCAAGCCCGGTTCTACTACTTTCGAGAGGGTCTGCGCTATTACGTTGTGTGGTAATATCCCCCGAATAATGACGGCTACCCTCAGCCGTCCAGCCAAAGTTTAGACGGAGATTTCAGCGTGAAGCTGTTGCTGCGTAGTCTTGTCTTTATCGGGCTTTTGTTGCCTCTCGGCGCCTCAGCCACCACCTACTTTGTCACGCCGGCCGGGAGCGGCACCACCTGCACTGCGGCGGCGCCTTGCTCGCTGACCACCGCGGCGGGCAAAACGAATCCCGGAGACATCGTTCAGCTTGCGCCGGGAACCTATTCGGGCACTTTTTCGATTACGCGGTCGGGCTCAGCCGCGGGAGGGAAGATCACCTACCGCGGACACGACGGCAC
This portion of the Terriglobales bacterium genome encodes:
- the asnB gene encoding asparagine synthase (glutamine-hydrolyzing), which codes for MCGICGKINFDANAPVDSSALRFMMDAMAHRGPDEDGVHLSRNAGLGHKRLCIIDLSSGQQPMANEDQSIWIIFNGEIYNYRELQKFLLNKGHRLRTASDTEVIVHLYEEFGEGCVAKLQGMFTFALWDTKKGVLLLARDRVGIKPLYYCVTADSLLFGSEVKAILAEGSVQIELNPAALDTFLTFGYVPGEETLFRGIEKLQPGHYLTVSRGAVKVTQYWDLQIPNAKRTQSFEENVEALRELLGQSVRDHMISDVPVGILLSGGVDSTAVLSYAVEASSQPLSTFTIGFGEHDGADERLPARLVARQFGTQHYETTITSRDFADWLPSFVWHMEEPVCEPPAVALYFVSKLARKHVTVLLSGEGGDEAFAGYSTYRNIVWLERMKRLLGPFSKPASGVGRLLGALAGNKQLQHYAPLLATPLEKYYYSRSSDPLAFFNRNRASLYSSDFLAQVHTNGHAKLSEMLMTALGSADALSKMLYVDTKTWLPDDLLVKADKVTMANSVELRVPLLDHHVLEFAASLPSSHKLHGMRTKHVLKQAIAPRVPKPILERRKTGFPVPYERWLRSDLKPFVAGVLTDPRTTARGYFKRDLVEQLLRENSPERNYSKEIFSLLILELWHRGFADRASARPAGGLTPSVTAHA